The Juglans microcarpa x Juglans regia isolate MS1-56 chromosome 2S, Jm3101_v1.0, whole genome shotgun sequence genome has a window encoding:
- the LOC121252682 gene encoding mitochondrial outer membrane protein porin of 34 kDa, which yields MGKGPGLYSDIGKKARDLLYKDYQSDHKFTITTYSPTGVAITSSGTKKGDLFLADVNTQLKNKNITTDIKVDTNSNLLTTITIDEPAPGLKTILSFRVPDQRSGKVELQYLHDYAGISTSVGLTANPIVNFSSVIGTNLVALGTDLSFDSKTGNFTKCNAGLSFSNADLIASLTLNDKGDSLSASYYHSVNLLTNTAVGGEVTHSFSTNENTITVGTQHALDPLTTVKARVNNFGKASALIQHEWRPKSLFTISGELDTRAIEKSAKVGLALALKP from the exons ATGGGCAAGGGTCCTGGCCTTTACTCTGATATCGGCAAGAAAGCCAGAG ATCTTCTCTACAAGGATTACCAGAGCGACCACAAATTCACCATCACTACCTATTCGCCCACCGGAGTT GCTATCACCTCATCAGGAACAAAGAAAGGAGATCTTTTTTTGGCTGATGTCAACACTCAATTGAAGAACAAAAACATCACAACTGACATCAAAGTGGATACAAACTCCAAT CTTCTTACGACCATAACAATTGATGAGCCTGCTCCTGGTCTCAAGACAATCCTTAGCTTCAGAGTTCCTGATCAAAGGTCTGGCAAG GTGGAACTCCAGTACTTGCATGACTATGCAGGGATAAGCACCAGTGTTGGGTTGACTGCAAATCCTATTGTTAACTTCTCTAGTGTTATAGGAACTAATCTTGTTGCACTGGGCACGGATCTCTCATTTGACAGCAAGACTGGGAATTTCACAAAATGCAATGCTGGATTGAGCTTCTCCAATGCAGACTTAATTGCTTCGTTGACCTT GAATGACAAAGGTGATTCCCTGAGTGCCTCCTATTATCATTCAGTGAACCTCCTAACCAACACAGCTGTTGGTGGTGAGGTTACCCATAGCTTTTCAACCAATGAGAATACCATCACTGTTGGTACCCAGCATGCATTAGACCCATTGACCACAGTGAAGGCGCGggtgaacaattttggcaaggCTAGTGCTCTTATTCAGCATGAGTGGCGCCCTAAGTCGCTTTTCACCATTTCTGGAGAGCTAGACACGAGGGCCATTGAGAAGAGTGCCAAGGTTGGACTAGCTTTGGCTCTTAAGCCATGA
- the LOC121252680 gene encoding auxin efflux carrier component 8-like isoform X1, with protein sequence MISPADVYHVVEATVPLYVVMIIAYISVKWWKLFTPDQCAGINKFVAKYSIPLLSFQVISTNNPYKMNLKLILADLLQKLLAFLVLIAVTKVSSRGDLNWIITGISLSTLPNTLILGLPLLTAMYGDEAAVLLSQIIVLQSLIWYNLLLFLFELSATKGAAPVTPALEAQVETEIPQQAQTKEEEEVKEEEARIRAARKTKTKTKTMLILLTVGKNFIRNPNTHATSIGLIWASIHYKWGITMPEILKQSIIIISNGGLGMAMFSLGLFMASRVSIIACGTRMAVVAMGMKFLMGPALMAVSSTAVGLRGKVFREAIVQAALPQGIVPFVFAKEYDINPDILSTGVIFGILISMPIALGYYFLLAL encoded by the exons ATGATTTCTCCAGCCGATGTTTATCATGTTGTGGAAGCCACAGTCCCATTATATGTTGTAATGATAATAGCCTACATCTCAGTGAAATGGTGGAAGCTTTTCACGCCAGATCAATGTGCAGGCATAAACAAGTTTGTGGCAAAATACTCGATTCCACTGTTATCGTTCCAAGTGATCTCTACCAACAACCCCTACAAAATGAACCTCAAACTCATACTCGCAGACTTACTGCAGAAACTACTTGCCTTTCTGGTATTGATAGCAGTTACTAAAGTCAGCTCCCGAGGAGACTTGAATTGGATCATTACTGGTATCTCTTTGTCAACACTTCCCAACACTTTGATCCTAGGACTTCCACTGTTGACAGCCATGTATGGGGATGAAGCAGCTGTGCTCCTTTCCCAGATAATTGTCTTACAAAGCCTAATCTGGTACAATctattgttgtttttatttgagCTCAGTGCCACGAAGGGAGCAGCCCCTGTAACACCAGCATTAGAAGCCCAAG TAGAGACAGAAATCCCCCAGCAAGcacaaacaaaagaagaagaggaagtgaAAGAGGAGGAAGCAAGAATCAGGGCTGCAAggaaaaccaaaaccaaaaccaaaaccatgcTCATTCTGTTGACAGTGGGGAAGAACTTTATAAGAAACCCCAATACACATGCAACTTCAATTGGTCTAATTTGGGCAAGCATACATTACAA GTGGGGAATCACAATGCCAGAAATTCTCAAACAATCAataatcataatttcaaatGGGGGACTTGGAATGGCAATGTTCAGCTTAG GTCTTTTCATGGCGTCACGTGTTAGCATAATAGCATGTGGAACACGAATGGCAGTGGTAGCCATGGGAATGAAGTTCTTAATGGGGCCTGCCTTAATGGCTGTGTCTTCAACTGCCGTTGGACTAAGGGGCAAAGTCTTTAGAGAGGCTATTGTGCAG GCGGCACTTCCTCAAGGAATTGTTCCATTTGTTTTTGCAAAAGAGTATGACATAAATCCTGACATATTAAGCACCGG GGTAATTTTTGGCATACTCATTTCCATGCCAATAGCTTTAGGCTACTACTTCCTGCTAGCATTGTGA
- the LOC121252680 gene encoding probable auxin efflux carrier component 8 isoform X3 has translation MISPADVYHVVEATVPLYVVMIIAYISVKWWKLFTPDQCAGINKFVAKYSIPLLSFQVISTNNPYKMNLKLILADLLQKLLAFLVLIAVTKVSSRGDLNWIITGISLSTLPNTLILGLPLLTAMYGDEAAVLLSQIIVLQSLIWYNLLLFLFELSATKGAAPVTPALEAQGKNSEFAYTEIPQQAQTKEEEEVKEEEARIRAARKTKTKTKTMLILLTVGKNFIRNPNTHATSIGLIWASIHYKWGITMPEILKQSIIIISNGGLGMAMFSLGLFMASRVSIIACGTRMAVVAMGMKFLMGPALMAVSSTAVGLRGKVFREAIVQAALPQGIVPFVFAKEYDINPDILSTGVIFGILISMPIALGYYFLLAL, from the exons ATGATTTCTCCAGCCGATGTTTATCATGTTGTGGAAGCCACAGTCCCATTATATGTTGTAATGATAATAGCCTACATCTCAGTGAAATGGTGGAAGCTTTTCACGCCAGATCAATGTGCAGGCATAAACAAGTTTGTGGCAAAATACTCGATTCCACTGTTATCGTTCCAAGTGATCTCTACCAACAACCCCTACAAAATGAACCTCAAACTCATACTCGCAGACTTACTGCAGAAACTACTTGCCTTTCTGGTATTGATAGCAGTTACTAAAGTCAGCTCCCGAGGAGACTTGAATTGGATCATTACTGGTATCTCTTTGTCAACACTTCCCAACACTTTGATCCTAGGACTTCCACTGTTGACAGCCATGTATGGGGATGAAGCAGCTGTGCTCCTTTCCCAGATAATTGTCTTACAAAGCCTAATCTGGTACAATctattgttgtttttatttgagCTCAGTGCCACGAAGGGAGCAGCCCCTGTAACACCAGCATTAGAAGCCCAAGGTAAGAATTCAGAGTTTGCATAT ACAGAAATCCCCCAGCAAGcacaaacaaaagaagaagaggaagtgaAAGAGGAGGAAGCAAGAATCAGGGCTGCAAggaaaaccaaaaccaaaaccaaaaccatgcTCATTCTGTTGACAGTGGGGAAGAACTTTATAAGAAACCCCAATACACATGCAACTTCAATTGGTCTAATTTGGGCAAGCATACATTACAA GTGGGGAATCACAATGCCAGAAATTCTCAAACAATCAataatcataatttcaaatGGGGGACTTGGAATGGCAATGTTCAGCTTAG GTCTTTTCATGGCGTCACGTGTTAGCATAATAGCATGTGGAACACGAATGGCAGTGGTAGCCATGGGAATGAAGTTCTTAATGGGGCCTGCCTTAATGGCTGTGTCTTCAACTGCCGTTGGACTAAGGGGCAAAGTCTTTAGAGAGGCTATTGTGCAG GCGGCACTTCCTCAAGGAATTGTTCCATTTGTTTTTGCAAAAGAGTATGACATAAATCCTGACATATTAAGCACCGG GGTAATTTTTGGCATACTCATTTCCATGCCAATAGCTTTAGGCTACTACTTCCTGCTAGCATTGTGA
- the LOC121252686 gene encoding hypersensitive-induced reaction 1 protein-like yields the protein MGNLFCCVQINQSTVAVKERFGKYNDVLEPGCHCVPWILGSRLAGRITLRLQQLDVRCETKTKDNVFVTVVASIQYRVMADKASDAFYKLSNPKTQLQAYVFDVIRASVPMLNLDDVFEQKNDIAKAVEDELEKAMSAYGYQIVQTLIVDIEPDERVKRSMNEINAAARLRVATSEKGEAEKIVQIKRAEGEAEAKYLSGVGIARQRQAIVDGLRDSVLGFSVNVPGTTAKDVLDMVLITQYFDTMKEIGASSKSSAVFIPHGPGMVHDVASQIRDGLLQASSH from the exons ATGGGTAACTTATTTTGCTGTGTACAAATCAACCAATCCACAGTTGCCGTCAAGGAAAGATTTGGAAAGTACAATGATGTACTCGAACCAGGATGCCATTGTGTCCCTTGGATTTTAGGTAGTCGCCTAGCTGGCCGCATCACACTCCGGTTGCAGCAGTTGGATGTACGATGTGAGACAAAGACAAAG GACAATGTGTTCGTTACAGTCGTTGCATCCATTCAATACCGTGTTATGGCTGATAAGGCAAGTGATGCTTTCTACAAACTTAGCAATCCAAAAACCCAACTCCAAGCCTATGTATTTGATG TAATCAGAGCTAGCGTTCCAATGCTAAACTTAGATGATGTCTTTGAGCAAAAAAATGATATTGCAAAAGCAGTTGaagatgagcttgaaaag GCTATGTCTGCGTATGGGTATCAGATTGTCCAGACACTCATTGTTGACATAGAACCGGATGAGCGCGTGAAGCGATCCATGAATGAAATTAATGCCG CTGCAAGGTTGAGGGTAGCAACTAGCGAGAAAGGAGAAGCAGAGAAAATCGTGCAGATCAAGCGAGCAGAGGGCGAGGCAGAAGCCAAATATCTCTCGGGAGTGGGAATTGCCCGGCAGCGCCAGGCAATTGTGGATGGTCTGAGAGATAGCGTGCTCGGCTTCTCGGTCAATGTGCCGGGGACCACTGCTAAGGATGTGCTGGACATGGTGCTTATCACGCAGTACTTTGACACCATGAAGGAAATTGGAGCTAGCTCTAAATCCTCAGCAGTGTTCATTCCACATGGACCAGGTATGGTGCATGATGTCGCCTCGCAGATTCGAGATGGGCTGCTTCAGGCATCCTCTCATTAG
- the LOC121252680 gene encoding auxin efflux carrier component 8-like isoform X2, with product MISPADVYHVVEATVPLYVVMIIAYISVKWWKLFTPDQCAGINKFVAKYSIPLLSFQVISTNNPYKMNLKLILADLLQKLLAFLVLIAVTKVSSRGDLNWIITGISLSTLPNTLILGLPLLTAMYGDEAAVLLSQIIVLQSLIWYNLLLFLFELSATKGAAPVTPALEAQETEIPQQAQTKEEEEVKEEEARIRAARKTKTKTKTMLILLTVGKNFIRNPNTHATSIGLIWASIHYKWGITMPEILKQSIIIISNGGLGMAMFSLGLFMASRVSIIACGTRMAVVAMGMKFLMGPALMAVSSTAVGLRGKVFREAIVQAALPQGIVPFVFAKEYDINPDILSTGVIFGILISMPIALGYYFLLAL from the exons ATGATTTCTCCAGCCGATGTTTATCATGTTGTGGAAGCCACAGTCCCATTATATGTTGTAATGATAATAGCCTACATCTCAGTGAAATGGTGGAAGCTTTTCACGCCAGATCAATGTGCAGGCATAAACAAGTTTGTGGCAAAATACTCGATTCCACTGTTATCGTTCCAAGTGATCTCTACCAACAACCCCTACAAAATGAACCTCAAACTCATACTCGCAGACTTACTGCAGAAACTACTTGCCTTTCTGGTATTGATAGCAGTTACTAAAGTCAGCTCCCGAGGAGACTTGAATTGGATCATTACTGGTATCTCTTTGTCAACACTTCCCAACACTTTGATCCTAGGACTTCCACTGTTGACAGCCATGTATGGGGATGAAGCAGCTGTGCTCCTTTCCCAGATAATTGTCTTACAAAGCCTAATCTGGTACAATctattgttgtttttatttgagCTCAGTGCCACGAAGGGAGCAGCCCCTGTAACACCAGCATTAGAAGCCCAAG AGACAGAAATCCCCCAGCAAGcacaaacaaaagaagaagaggaagtgaAAGAGGAGGAAGCAAGAATCAGGGCTGCAAggaaaaccaaaaccaaaaccaaaaccatgcTCATTCTGTTGACAGTGGGGAAGAACTTTATAAGAAACCCCAATACACATGCAACTTCAATTGGTCTAATTTGGGCAAGCATACATTACAA GTGGGGAATCACAATGCCAGAAATTCTCAAACAATCAataatcataatttcaaatGGGGGACTTGGAATGGCAATGTTCAGCTTAG GTCTTTTCATGGCGTCACGTGTTAGCATAATAGCATGTGGAACACGAATGGCAGTGGTAGCCATGGGAATGAAGTTCTTAATGGGGCCTGCCTTAATGGCTGTGTCTTCAACTGCCGTTGGACTAAGGGGCAAAGTCTTTAGAGAGGCTATTGTGCAG GCGGCACTTCCTCAAGGAATTGTTCCATTTGTTTTTGCAAAAGAGTATGACATAAATCCTGACATATTAAGCACCGG GGTAATTTTTGGCATACTCATTTCCATGCCAATAGCTTTAGGCTACTACTTCCTGCTAGCATTGTGA